A part of Pectobacterium cacticida genomic DNA contains:
- a CDS encoding 2-dehydro-3-deoxy-6-phosphogalactonate aldolase: MSWNTNLPLIAILRGITPPEVQTHVAALLEAGFDAVEIPLNSPDWQRSISETVKAFGHRALIGAGTVLQPAQVDELNAMGSRLVVTPNIQPEVIRRAVGYGMTVCPGCATATEAFAALDAGAQALKVFPSNSFGPDYIKALKAVLPPEIPVFAVGGITPANLHLYLNAGCIGAGLGSDLYRAGQSVERTAQQANSFVKAYKESTR; encoded by the coding sequence ATGAGTTGGAATACTAATCTTCCGTTGATCGCCATTCTGCGTGGCATTACGCCACCAGAGGTTCAGACGCATGTGGCAGCATTGTTAGAGGCAGGTTTTGATGCAGTGGAGATCCCACTCAACTCTCCTGACTGGCAGCGCAGCATCAGTGAAACGGTGAAGGCGTTTGGGCATCGTGCGCTGATTGGTGCCGGTACGGTGTTGCAACCTGCGCAAGTTGATGAACTGAATGCAATGGGCAGCCGTCTGGTGGTCACCCCCAATATTCAGCCGGAAGTGATTCGCCGAGCGGTGGGATATGGCATGACCGTTTGCCCTGGCTGCGCGACGGCGACGGAAGCCTTCGCTGCGTTGGATGCGGGCGCTCAGGCGCTGAAAGTCTTCCCTTCCAACTCATTTGGACCGGATTACATCAAAGCGTTGAAAGCCGTGCTACCGCCAGAAATTCCGGTTTTTGCGGTGGGTGGTATCACGCCTGCTAATTTACATCTCTATCTTAATGCCGGCTGTATCGGTGCCGGGTTAGGAAGCGATCTCTACCGTGCCGGACAATCAGTTGAACGTACGGCACAGCAAGCCAACTCGTTTGTTAAAGCCTATAAGGAATCGACCCGATGA
- the dgoR gene encoding D-galactonate utilization transcriptional regulator DgoR: MSSQELSKTDRIILEIGQQIVSGKYAPGSALPAETELCEEFQTSRNIIREVLRSLMSKRLVEIKRYRGAFVALRNQWNYLDTDVLQWSLANDYDPRLISAMSEVRNLVEPVVARWAAERATSSELAFIEKALNDMIAYHQNRDAFNEADIRFHEAVLASVHNPVLQQLSVAISSLQRAVFERTYMADKANMPRTLQEHQDLYDAIRHQNVDAAEHAALTMIASSTKRLKDIT; encoded by the coding sequence ATGAGTAGCCAAGAGTTGAGCAAAACCGATCGCATTATTCTCGAGATAGGGCAGCAAATCGTCAGTGGTAAATATGCCCCCGGGTCTGCACTGCCAGCGGAAACCGAGCTGTGTGAAGAGTTCCAGACGTCACGGAACATCATTCGTGAAGTGCTTCGCTCGTTGATGTCGAAGCGGCTGGTGGAAATAAAACGCTATCGCGGTGCCTTTGTGGCTTTACGTAATCAATGGAATTACCTGGATACGGATGTTCTGCAGTGGTCGTTGGCGAATGATTATGACCCCCGACTGATCTCGGCGATGAGCGAGGTACGTAATCTGGTTGAACCGGTCGTTGCCCGTTGGGCTGCGGAAAGAGCGACCTCCAGTGAATTGGCCTTTATTGAAAAGGCGCTGAACGACATGATCGCTTATCACCAAAATCGTGACGCGTTCAATGAGGCTGACATCCGTTTTCATGAAGCGGTACTGGCATCGGTGCATAACCCGGTGCTGCAACAACTCAGTGTAGCGATAAGTTCCTTGCAGCGTGCCGTATTTGAACGGACCTATATGGCCGATAAAGCCAACATGCCGCGCACATTGCAGGAACATCAGGATTTGTATGATGCAATACGGCATCAGAACGTAGATGCAGCAGAACATGCGGCATTGACAATGATCGCCAGCTCGACCAAAAGGCTGAAGGATATTACATGA
- a CDS encoding 2-dehydro-3-deoxygalactonokinase — MRESYIAIDWGSTNLRAWLYLNGECTDYLESEAGVTRLNGRTPKQVFRDTLLPWQTHQVPVLMAGMVGSNAGWMTVPYLPCPTRLTDLSKQLTRVEQAAPFYAWIIPGLSVINEGNCNVIRGEETQLIGAYTECPASLYLMPGTHSKWVQIDGSVIVDFRTVMTGELHHLLMHHSLIGIGLTEQQANPAVFQQGLERGFQETNIIRSLFEVRAAHVLGQLDKSAVSEWLSGVLIGNEVAQMQQQYCATGDKPITLIGSPKLTARYQQALKFAGLTWQTLEGNRAFQTGIRIIINELEY, encoded by the coding sequence ATGAGAGAAAGTTATATCGCCATTGACTGGGGCTCGACCAACTTGCGCGCCTGGCTCTACCTGAACGGTGAGTGTACTGACTACCTAGAGTCAGAAGCGGGGGTGACCCGACTCAATGGCCGTACACCCAAACAGGTTTTCCGCGACACACTTTTGCCATGGCAAACTCATCAGGTACCGGTTCTGATGGCAGGAATGGTTGGCAGCAACGCAGGATGGATGACAGTACCTTATCTGCCTTGCCCTACGCGGCTGACTGATTTGTCCAAACAGTTAACGCGGGTTGAGCAGGCCGCGCCGTTCTACGCGTGGATTATTCCCGGTCTGAGTGTGATCAACGAGGGTAATTGCAATGTCATTCGCGGTGAAGAAACACAGTTAATCGGTGCTTATACAGAATGTCCGGCTTCACTGTATTTGATGCCGGGCACGCACAGTAAATGGGTGCAGATTGATGGCAGCGTGATTGTTGATTTTCGCACCGTCATGACCGGCGAACTCCACCATTTGCTGATGCACCATTCGCTGATTGGTATCGGTCTGACGGAGCAACAGGCAAATCCGGCAGTATTTCAGCAAGGGCTGGAGAGGGGTTTCCAGGAAACCAACATTATTCGCAGCCTTTTTGAGGTCCGTGCAGCGCATGTATTAGGGCAATTGGATAAAAGCGCCGTCAGTGAATGGCTATCAGGGGTATTAATCGGCAATGAAGTGGCGCAAATGCAGCAGCAATACTGCGCCACTGGCGATAAACCCATCACCTTGATTGGTAGTCCAAAATTGACCGCGCGTTATCAGCAAGCATTGAAGTTTGCCGGGCTGACCTGGCAAACACTGGAAGGTAACCGCGCCTTCCAAACTGGTATAAGGATTATTATCAATGAGTTGGAATACTAA
- the dgoD gene encoding galactonate dehydratase — translation MKVTKLTTYRLPPRWMFLKIETDEGIVGWGEPVVEGRARSVEAAVHELSEYVIGQDPARINDIWQTLYRGGFYRGGPILMSAISGIDQALWDIKGKALGVPVYQLLGGLVRDKIKAYSWVGGDRPADVIEGIKKLKGIGFDTFKLNGCEEMGLIDNSRNVDAAVAVVAQIREAFGNSIEFGLDFHGRVNAPMAKILIKELEPYRPLFIEEPVLAEQAEYYPRLAAQTHIPIAAGERMFSRFEFKRVLANGGLAIIQPDLSHAGGITECFKIAAMSESYDISLAPHCPLGPLALASCLHLDFVARNAVFQEQSMGIHYNKGAELLDYVVNKDDFTMTDGYFYPLNKPGLGVEINEALVIECSKNAPDWRNPIWRHEDGAVAEW, via the coding sequence ATGAAAGTGACTAAACTAACCACATACCGGCTACCGCCACGCTGGATGTTCCTGAAAATAGAAACGGATGAAGGCATTGTCGGTTGGGGAGAGCCGGTTGTTGAAGGCCGTGCCCGCAGTGTTGAGGCCGCTGTGCATGAGCTGTCTGAATATGTGATCGGGCAGGATCCGGCGCGAATCAATGACATTTGGCAGACGCTCTATCGTGGTGGATTTTATCGCGGTGGTCCGATTCTAATGAGCGCGATTTCCGGCATCGATCAGGCTCTGTGGGACATTAAGGGCAAAGCCCTGGGGGTTCCTGTCTATCAACTGCTCGGTGGTTTGGTTCGCGATAAGATCAAAGCCTACAGTTGGGTTGGCGGCGACCGTCCAGCGGATGTGATTGAAGGCATTAAAAAGTTGAAAGGCATTGGTTTTGATACCTTTAAACTTAATGGTTGCGAAGAGATGGGCTTGATAGACAACTCACGCAACGTTGACGCCGCCGTCGCCGTCGTGGCGCAAATACGTGAGGCATTCGGTAACAGCATTGAGTTCGGACTCGACTTCCACGGCCGCGTCAATGCACCTATGGCGAAGATCCTGATTAAAGAGCTCGAACCTTACCGTCCGCTATTTATCGAAGAACCGGTACTGGCTGAGCAGGCCGAATATTATCCTCGCTTGGCCGCGCAAACGCATATTCCCATTGCGGCTGGTGAACGCATGTTCTCGCGCTTTGAGTTCAAACGCGTATTGGCCAACGGGGGTTTAGCCATTATCCAACCGGATCTGTCCCACGCGGGTGGGATCACAGAATGCTTCAAAATTGCGGCGATGTCAGAGTCTTACGATATTTCGCTGGCACCGCACTGCCCATTGGGGCCGCTCGCATTGGCTTCTTGCCTGCATCTGGATTTTGTGGCGCGTAACGCGGTATTCCAAGAACAGAGTATGGGTATCCATTATAATAAGGGTGCCGAATTATTGGATTATGTCGTTAATAAAGACGATTTTACCATGACCGATGGTTATTTCTATCCGCTGAATAAACCCGGATTGGGTGTTGAAATTAATGAAGCGTTGGTGATTGAATGCAGTAAGAACGCACCTGATTGGCGCAACCCAATTTGGCGTCATGAAGACGGTGCCGTAGCCGAATGGTAA
- the tnpA gene encoding IS66 family insertion sequence element accessory protein TnpA codes for MAKRYSHRERQQHLDAWQQSGLTKQQYCQQQDINVATFYYWLKHHHDDAAVPAAFIPARRVMPGNYNADTVMLNLPNGSSVSCLPAQLRAVMQALSLC; via the coding sequence ATGGCAAAACGCTATTCTCACCGTGAACGGCAACAGCATCTCGACGCCTGGCAACAGAGTGGTTTAACTAAACAACAATATTGCCAGCAACAGGATATCAATGTGGCGACATTTTATTACTGGCTAAAACATCATCACGATGATGCCGCCGTCCCCGCCGCATTTATTCCTGCGCGCCGGGTTATGCCGGGAAATTACAACGCCGACACGGTGATGCTCAACCTCCCCAACGGCAGTTCGGTCAGTTGTCTTCCCGCCCAACTACGGGCCGTGATGCAGGCCTTGTCCCTGTGTTAA